A part of Amphiprion ocellaris isolate individual 3 ecotype Okinawa chromosome 16, ASM2253959v1, whole genome shotgun sequence genomic DNA contains:
- the pprc1 gene encoding peroxisome proliferator-activated receptor gamma coactivator-related protein 1 isoform X1 — protein MAARWGAGEETLTACNMEFFPIDTLDESAALSPEESLEVLQSCLDPSILSIFEDTPTIEAKGLDEESEATLLTALTEILDNVDDENLSPFDTLPDSDLLSGQKGREHSPLRKLLCLSRSPPEKEKLCNPRALSAGKSLPRIQTDSLQRSDGEEEEDGSLTLSPLRQDSCPENGLLDWEGLTLSHPVTFEQEGEDGLSVSLGDLVRHMHPYCMTICVENEEGEQMLPEGGILLEVVDQGENGEPILAIPNMDLPVSVPLKDLSSEDEQKASDEAEEVASDSSEHIVVDDDEDPVSEASVKTAPPVTKSLCSDVKDKMIIKRQKEEIREKSPSRRKKKKKCKKQCQPNPAEERVLRSGTARKTQETPKKPEKLSVKAEKKPNVPKVPLESTPASTPDKSTEEDSCQSETQAELTTTTLLTENNVQCLSPRQDTAPLSSSPEKSQSSCLPTAVSSQQPDKTPKPLVELEDSSLAPAVILSPVSSESPTAAPSSVTAQMTPAVSEALPPVAPTFPEPKPKSLSLAEYRRLRQQKKPAPLEKLDSNTTKWPSLPELPKELLPIPCLPDPSPKDPRRPSPQAAKKEVEEVKPAWQPRGPCAPPTPEALLVPPAYMVASSSKVSAAAAAVPRPQQTPEPSTLSPPQKLPVPLPSSVNSTTQNHNTAQLTVPCVPQSIGSSASLKPATQLTSSVDGKCPSALSGGKARVIVIPKALPESSKFVESSETCPKTTTVAAMCSGPSALRKTAVASQKVPVVAALTSFNNPVPSESKSSKPTPSGTQLLNSQSLMKEPDVLETKKTPTTTVTPQRAKSPTQELIEAFTSEIGIEAADLTSLLEQFEETQAKEEQCVPEVSGRAAAVGNSSVELVPEKTVVERVRANDLSSTAALTPPATPPHHMWKPLAPVALLGKSKTAEASKLSPSKVIQIEARPLPSVRSRSKPTPAAATVAPDLACMDHDYCLPNKGTLPGEQGKHWNVKQQSFITIKPIKQHAATTTQTPTAVPASPLQSTTNPTVSTKAPEFPLTGPLETNDEMEGSSVLETPDASPAQQETESTFKDRSPRKGPHERSYRRHAASRSPSPRYSPKARTGGRSRKRRSRHSPSPVSGCSESDCYSSRSRSRSCSPAKKRYRHRNSESSSSSSSRSSSRFSRSVSHSPPRRRRYSYSSSRSGSWSRSRSRSCSPQRRAQWRRSRELYSPSYRPSYGNEPKANMEEVKRRKEKAIEERRVVYVGRIRGTMTQKELGERFSLFGDIEECTLHFRDHGDNYGFVTYYDTKDAFTAIENGSKLRKPDELPFDLCFGGRRQFCQTSYADLDSSREYDPLPAKGKYHALDFDTLLKQAQQNLKR, from the exons ATGGCGGCGCGGTGGGGAGCGGGAGAGGAGACTTTAACTGCGTGCAATATGGAATTTTTCCCCATTGATACACTAGACGAG TCTGCTGCGTTGAGCCCTGAAGAATCCCTGGAGGTTCTTCAAAGCTGCTTAGACCCCTCAATCCTTTCTATCTTTGAGGACACACCAACAATAGAG GCTAAAGGACTAGACGAGGAAAGTGAAGCCACGCTGCTAACCGCCCTGACAGAGATCCTTGACAATGTAGATGACGAGAACCTGTCCCCATTTGACACACTGCCTGACTCAGACCTGCTGTCAGGTCAGAAGGGCAGGGAACACTCTCCG CTCAGGAAATTGCTGTGTCTATCCCGTTCGCctccagaaaaagaaaaactgtgtaaTCCACGAGCTTTATCAGCTGGAAAG AGCCTCCCTAGAATACAAACAGACTCTCTCCAGAGGAGTGatggggaggaagaggaagatggCTCCCTCACTCTGAGCCCATTGAGGCAGGACTCATGTCCTGAGAATGGCCTGCTAGACTGGGAAGGTCTGACCCTGTCACATCCGGTCACCTTTGAACAGGAGGGTGAAGACGGTCTTTCAGTTAGCCTGGGGGACTTGGTCAGGCATATGCACCCATACTGTATGACCATATGTGTGGAGAATGAGGAGGGAGAACAGATGTTGCCTGAGGGAGGTATATTACTTGAGGTTGTGGATCAGGGGGAAAATGGAGAACCAATCCTGGCCATCCCAAACATGGATCTACCGGTCTCTGTGCCTCTTAAAGATCTGTCTTCAGAAGATGAGCAGAAAGCTTCAGATGAAGCAGAAGAGGTGGCCTCTGACAGTTCAGAGCATATAgttgttgatgatgatgaagatccAGTCAGTGAGGCTTCAGTAAAAACTGCACCTCCAGTGACAAAAAGCCTATGTTCAGATGTTAAAGATAAGATGATCATtaagagacagaaggaggagaTTAGGGAGAAAAGCCCATCccggaggaaaaagaaaaagaaatgcaaaaaacagTGCCAGCCTAATCCTGCGGAGGAAAGGGTCCTTCGGAGTGGCACTGCAAGAAAGACTCAAGAAACACCCAAAAAGCCTGAAAAATTATCTGTTAAAGCAGAGAAGAAACCTAACGTCCCAAAAGTTCCTCTTGAATCAACTCCAGCTTCAACCCCTGATAAATCTACAGAAGAAGATTCATGCCAAAGTGAAACACAAGCAGAACTCACCACTACAACACTATTAACTGAAAACAATGTGCAGTGTCTGTCACCCAGACAGGACACAGCTCCATTAAGTTCTAGTCCTGAAAAGAGTCAGTCTAGCTGTTTACCAACAGCAGTGAGCTCCCAACAGCCtgacaaaacaccaaaaccCCTTGTTGAGCTAGAAGACTCGTCCCTGGCTCCTGCTGTTATTCTCTCCCCAGTGTCTTCAGAGAGCCCCACTGCTGCTCCTAGCTCTGTGACTGCTCAGATGACACCGGCTGTTAGTGAGGCCCTCCCTCCTGTGGCCCCAACATTTCCAGAGCCTAAACCCAAATCACTCAGCCTGGCAGAGTACAGGCGGCTTCGACAGCAGAAAAAGCCTGCCCCGCTGGAAAAACTGGACAGCAACACCACTAAGTGGCCAAGTCTTCCAGAGCTCCCTAAAGAGCTCCTCCCTATTCCCTGCCTGCCTGACCCAAGCCCCAAAGATCCTCGACGGCCCAGCCCCCAGGCAGCAAAGAAGGAAGTGGAGGAGGTCAAACCTGCCTGGCAGCCGAGGGGACCATGTGCACCACCCACCCCTGAGGCTTTGTTGGTGCCACCAGCCTACATGGTTGCTTCATCAAGTaaagtttctgctgctgctgctgctgttcctagACCTCAGCAAACACCTGAACCTTCCACACTTTCTCCACCCCAAAAACTCCCAGTCCCTCTCCCTAGTTCTGTTAATTCAActacacaaaaccacaacactgCTCAGCTTACAGTACCTTGTGTGCCTCAAAGCATTGGATCTTCAGCATCTTTAAAACCTGCCACTCAGCTCACGTCTTCAGTAGATGGGAAATGTCCCTCTGCACTGTCAGGAGGAAAGGCTAGAGTTATTGTAATCCCCAAGGCTTTACCTGAGTCTTCCAAGTTTGTGGAGAGCTCTGAGACCTGTCCTAAAACCACTACAGTTGCTGCTATGTGCTCTGGTCCCAGTGCCCTCCGGAAGACCGCTGTTGCTTCCCAGAAGGTGCCTGTGGTAGCTGCACTTACCTCGTTTAATAACCCTGTCCCCTCCGAAAGCAAGTCTTCCAAACCTACACCTAGTGGTACCCAGCTTTTGAACTCCCAGAGTCTAATGAAGGAACCTGATGTGCTTGAAACTAAAAAGACACCCACTACAACGGTGACACCACAGAGAGCAAAGAGCCCCACACAGGAGCTGATTGAGGCGTTCACCAGTGAAATAG GCATTGAAGCTGCTGATCTGACCAGCTTATTGGAGCAGTTTGAGGAGACTCAAG CCAAAGAGGAGCAATGTGTGCCGGAGGTCTCTGGTAgagcagcagctgtaggaaaCTCGAG CGTTGAATTGGTTCCAGAAAAAACTGTTGTGGAGCGTGTAAGAGCAAATGACCTCTCAAGTACTGCAG CTTTGACTCCCCCAGCCACTCCTCCTCACCACATGTGGAAACCTCTGGCCCCTGTGGCCTTACTGGGGAAGAGCAAGACTGCTGAGGCCTCCAAGTTGAGTCCCTCTAAAGTTATCCAGATAGAAGCCCGGCCTTTGCCGTCAGTCAGGTCCCGAAGCAAACCCACTCCCGCTGCTGCCACTGTAGCCCCTGACCTGGCATGCATGGATCATGACTACTGCCTCCCCAACAAAGGCACTTTGCCAGGAGAGCAAGGCAAGCACTGGAATGTCAAACAGCAATCTTTTATCACTATTAAACCCATCAAACAGCATGCTGCAACCACTACACAAACACCCACAGCTGTTCCAGCATCACCTCTGCAGTCAACCACAAATCCTACGGTTTCAACCAAAGCACCAGAGTTTCCACTGACAGGACCCCTGGAGACAAATGATGAGATGGAGGGAAGCTCAGTTCTAGAAACTCCGGATGCTTCCCCTGCTCAACAGGAGACTGAATCCACTTTCAAAGACAGAAGCCCCAGGAAAGGGCCACATGAGAGGTCCTACCGTCGACATGCCGCTTCTCGCTCACCCAGCCCTAGATACAGTCCCAAAGCGAGGACCGGAGGACGCTCTAGAAAAAGAAGATCTCGTCATTCTCCCAGCCCTGTGTCCGGCTGTTCAGAGTCGGACTGCTATTCCTCTAGATCTCGTTCTAGATCATGCTCGCCAGCAAAGAAAAG GTATCGTCACCGTAACTCTGAGAGCAGTTCAAGCTCCTCATCCCGTTCCTCGTCTCGGTTCTCTCGCTCTGTGTCCCATTCACctccgaggaggaggaggtacTCCTATTCTTCCTCTCGTTCTGGCTCTTGGAGTCGCTCCAGGTCGCGTTCTTGCTCCCCTCAAAGACGAGCACAGTGGCGTAgaagcagagaattgtaca GTCCTTCATATAGGCCAAGCTATGGCAACGAACCAAAGGCAAACATGGAAGAGGTGAAAAGGCGGAAGGAGAAAGCCATT GAGGAGCGCCGGGTTGTTTATGTTGGTCGAATCCGAGggacaatgacccaaaaagaACTTGGGGAGCGCTTCTCTTTGTTTGGTGATATTGAGGAATGTACCCTGCACTTTAGAGACCATGG GGACAACTATGGGTTTGTGACTTATTATGACACCAAGGATGCGTTCACGGCCATTGAGAATGGAAGTAAGCTGCGCAAGCCTGATGAGCTGCCATTTGATCTCTGTTTTGGTGGAAGGAGACAGTTCTGCCAGACCAGCTATGCTGATTTGG aTTCAAGTAGAGAGTACGATCCATTGCCCGCGAAAGGCAAGTATCATGCACTAGACTTCGACACTTTACTGAAGCAGGCCCAGCAGAATCTGAAGAGGTAA
- the pprc1 gene encoding peroxisome proliferator-activated receptor gamma coactivator-related protein 1 isoform X2 yields MAARWGAGEETLTACNMEFFPIDTLDESAALSPEESLEVLQSCLDPSILSIFEDTPTIEAKGLDEESEATLLTALTEILDNVDDENLSPFDTLPDSDLLSGQKGREHSPLRKLLCLSRSPPEKEKLCNPRALSAGKSLPRIQTDSLQRSDGEEEEDGSLTLSPLRQDSCPENGLLDWEGLTLSHPVTFEQEGEDGLSVSLGDLVRHMHPYCMTICVENEEGEQMLPEGGILLEVVDQGENGEPILAIPNMDLPVSVPLKDLSSEDEQKASDEAEEVASDSSEHIVVDDDEDPVSEASVKTAPPVTKSLCSDVKDKMIIKRQKEEIREKSPSRRKKKKKCKKQCQPNPAEERVLRSGTARKTQETPKKPEKLSVKAEKKPNVPKVPLESTPASTPDKSTEEDSCQSETQAELTTTTLLTENNVQCLSPRQDTAPLSSSPEKSQSSCLPTAVSSQQPDKTPKPLVELEDSSLAPAVILSPVSSESPTAAPSSVTAQMTPAVSEALPPVAPTFPEPKPKSLSLAEYRRLRQQKKPAPLEKLDSNTTKWPSLPELPKELLPIPCLPDPSPKDPRRPSPQAAKKEVEEVKPAWQPRGPCAPPTPEALLVPPAYMVASSSKVSAAAAAVPRPQQTPEPSTLSPPQKLPVPLPSSVNSTTQNHNTAQLTVPCVPQSIGSSASLKPATQLTSSVDGKCPSALSGGKARVIVIPKALPESSKFVESSETCPKTTTVAAMCSGPSALRKTAVASQKVPVVAALTSFNNPVPSESKSSKPTPSGTQLLNSQSLMKEPDVLETKKTPTTTVTPQRAKSPTQELIEAFTSEIGIEAADLTSLLEQFEETQAKEEQCVPEVSGRAAAVGNSSVELVPEKTVVERVRANDLSSTAALTPPATPPHHMWKPLAPVALLGKSKTAEASKLSPSKVIQIEARPLPSVRSRSKPTPAAATVAPDLACMDHDYCLPNKGTLPGEQGKHWNVKQQSFITIKPIKQHAATTTQTPTAVPASPLQSTTNPTVSTKAPEFPLTGPLETNDEMEGSSVLETPDASPAQQETESTFKDRSPRKGPHERSYRRHAASRSPSPRYSPKARTGGRSRKRRSRHSPSPVSGCSESDCYSSRSRSRSCSPAKKRYRHRNSESSSSSSSRSSSRFSRSVSHSPPRRRRYSYSSSRSGSWSRSRSRSCSPQRRAQWRRSRELYRPSYGNEPKANMEEVKRRKEKAIEERRVVYVGRIRGTMTQKELGERFSLFGDIEECTLHFRDHGDNYGFVTYYDTKDAFTAIENGSKLRKPDELPFDLCFGGRRQFCQTSYADLDSSREYDPLPAKGKYHALDFDTLLKQAQQNLKR; encoded by the exons ATGGCGGCGCGGTGGGGAGCGGGAGAGGAGACTTTAACTGCGTGCAATATGGAATTTTTCCCCATTGATACACTAGACGAG TCTGCTGCGTTGAGCCCTGAAGAATCCCTGGAGGTTCTTCAAAGCTGCTTAGACCCCTCAATCCTTTCTATCTTTGAGGACACACCAACAATAGAG GCTAAAGGACTAGACGAGGAAAGTGAAGCCACGCTGCTAACCGCCCTGACAGAGATCCTTGACAATGTAGATGACGAGAACCTGTCCCCATTTGACACACTGCCTGACTCAGACCTGCTGTCAGGTCAGAAGGGCAGGGAACACTCTCCG CTCAGGAAATTGCTGTGTCTATCCCGTTCGCctccagaaaaagaaaaactgtgtaaTCCACGAGCTTTATCAGCTGGAAAG AGCCTCCCTAGAATACAAACAGACTCTCTCCAGAGGAGTGatggggaggaagaggaagatggCTCCCTCACTCTGAGCCCATTGAGGCAGGACTCATGTCCTGAGAATGGCCTGCTAGACTGGGAAGGTCTGACCCTGTCACATCCGGTCACCTTTGAACAGGAGGGTGAAGACGGTCTTTCAGTTAGCCTGGGGGACTTGGTCAGGCATATGCACCCATACTGTATGACCATATGTGTGGAGAATGAGGAGGGAGAACAGATGTTGCCTGAGGGAGGTATATTACTTGAGGTTGTGGATCAGGGGGAAAATGGAGAACCAATCCTGGCCATCCCAAACATGGATCTACCGGTCTCTGTGCCTCTTAAAGATCTGTCTTCAGAAGATGAGCAGAAAGCTTCAGATGAAGCAGAAGAGGTGGCCTCTGACAGTTCAGAGCATATAgttgttgatgatgatgaagatccAGTCAGTGAGGCTTCAGTAAAAACTGCACCTCCAGTGACAAAAAGCCTATGTTCAGATGTTAAAGATAAGATGATCATtaagagacagaaggaggagaTTAGGGAGAAAAGCCCATCccggaggaaaaagaaaaagaaatgcaaaaaacagTGCCAGCCTAATCCTGCGGAGGAAAGGGTCCTTCGGAGTGGCACTGCAAGAAAGACTCAAGAAACACCCAAAAAGCCTGAAAAATTATCTGTTAAAGCAGAGAAGAAACCTAACGTCCCAAAAGTTCCTCTTGAATCAACTCCAGCTTCAACCCCTGATAAATCTACAGAAGAAGATTCATGCCAAAGTGAAACACAAGCAGAACTCACCACTACAACACTATTAACTGAAAACAATGTGCAGTGTCTGTCACCCAGACAGGACACAGCTCCATTAAGTTCTAGTCCTGAAAAGAGTCAGTCTAGCTGTTTACCAACAGCAGTGAGCTCCCAACAGCCtgacaaaacaccaaaaccCCTTGTTGAGCTAGAAGACTCGTCCCTGGCTCCTGCTGTTATTCTCTCCCCAGTGTCTTCAGAGAGCCCCACTGCTGCTCCTAGCTCTGTGACTGCTCAGATGACACCGGCTGTTAGTGAGGCCCTCCCTCCTGTGGCCCCAACATTTCCAGAGCCTAAACCCAAATCACTCAGCCTGGCAGAGTACAGGCGGCTTCGACAGCAGAAAAAGCCTGCCCCGCTGGAAAAACTGGACAGCAACACCACTAAGTGGCCAAGTCTTCCAGAGCTCCCTAAAGAGCTCCTCCCTATTCCCTGCCTGCCTGACCCAAGCCCCAAAGATCCTCGACGGCCCAGCCCCCAGGCAGCAAAGAAGGAAGTGGAGGAGGTCAAACCTGCCTGGCAGCCGAGGGGACCATGTGCACCACCCACCCCTGAGGCTTTGTTGGTGCCACCAGCCTACATGGTTGCTTCATCAAGTaaagtttctgctgctgctgctgctgttcctagACCTCAGCAAACACCTGAACCTTCCACACTTTCTCCACCCCAAAAACTCCCAGTCCCTCTCCCTAGTTCTGTTAATTCAActacacaaaaccacaacactgCTCAGCTTACAGTACCTTGTGTGCCTCAAAGCATTGGATCTTCAGCATCTTTAAAACCTGCCACTCAGCTCACGTCTTCAGTAGATGGGAAATGTCCCTCTGCACTGTCAGGAGGAAAGGCTAGAGTTATTGTAATCCCCAAGGCTTTACCTGAGTCTTCCAAGTTTGTGGAGAGCTCTGAGACCTGTCCTAAAACCACTACAGTTGCTGCTATGTGCTCTGGTCCCAGTGCCCTCCGGAAGACCGCTGTTGCTTCCCAGAAGGTGCCTGTGGTAGCTGCACTTACCTCGTTTAATAACCCTGTCCCCTCCGAAAGCAAGTCTTCCAAACCTACACCTAGTGGTACCCAGCTTTTGAACTCCCAGAGTCTAATGAAGGAACCTGATGTGCTTGAAACTAAAAAGACACCCACTACAACGGTGACACCACAGAGAGCAAAGAGCCCCACACAGGAGCTGATTGAGGCGTTCACCAGTGAAATAG GCATTGAAGCTGCTGATCTGACCAGCTTATTGGAGCAGTTTGAGGAGACTCAAG CCAAAGAGGAGCAATGTGTGCCGGAGGTCTCTGGTAgagcagcagctgtaggaaaCTCGAG CGTTGAATTGGTTCCAGAAAAAACTGTTGTGGAGCGTGTAAGAGCAAATGACCTCTCAAGTACTGCAG CTTTGACTCCCCCAGCCACTCCTCCTCACCACATGTGGAAACCTCTGGCCCCTGTGGCCTTACTGGGGAAGAGCAAGACTGCTGAGGCCTCCAAGTTGAGTCCCTCTAAAGTTATCCAGATAGAAGCCCGGCCTTTGCCGTCAGTCAGGTCCCGAAGCAAACCCACTCCCGCTGCTGCCACTGTAGCCCCTGACCTGGCATGCATGGATCATGACTACTGCCTCCCCAACAAAGGCACTTTGCCAGGAGAGCAAGGCAAGCACTGGAATGTCAAACAGCAATCTTTTATCACTATTAAACCCATCAAACAGCATGCTGCAACCACTACACAAACACCCACAGCTGTTCCAGCATCACCTCTGCAGTCAACCACAAATCCTACGGTTTCAACCAAAGCACCAGAGTTTCCACTGACAGGACCCCTGGAGACAAATGATGAGATGGAGGGAAGCTCAGTTCTAGAAACTCCGGATGCTTCCCCTGCTCAACAGGAGACTGAATCCACTTTCAAAGACAGAAGCCCCAGGAAAGGGCCACATGAGAGGTCCTACCGTCGACATGCCGCTTCTCGCTCACCCAGCCCTAGATACAGTCCCAAAGCGAGGACCGGAGGACGCTCTAGAAAAAGAAGATCTCGTCATTCTCCCAGCCCTGTGTCCGGCTGTTCAGAGTCGGACTGCTATTCCTCTAGATCTCGTTCTAGATCATGCTCGCCAGCAAAGAAAAG GTATCGTCACCGTAACTCTGAGAGCAGTTCAAGCTCCTCATCCCGTTCCTCGTCTCGGTTCTCTCGCTCTGTGTCCCATTCACctccgaggaggaggaggtacTCCTATTCTTCCTCTCGTTCTGGCTCTTGGAGTCGCTCCAGGTCGCGTTCTTGCTCCCCTCAAAGACGAGCACAGTGGCGTAgaagcagagaattgtacag GCCAAGCTATGGCAACGAACCAAAGGCAAACATGGAAGAGGTGAAAAGGCGGAAGGAGAAAGCCATT GAGGAGCGCCGGGTTGTTTATGTTGGTCGAATCCGAGggacaatgacccaaaaagaACTTGGGGAGCGCTTCTCTTTGTTTGGTGATATTGAGGAATGTACCCTGCACTTTAGAGACCATGG GGACAACTATGGGTTTGTGACTTATTATGACACCAAGGATGCGTTCACGGCCATTGAGAATGGAAGTAAGCTGCGCAAGCCTGATGAGCTGCCATTTGATCTCTGTTTTGGTGGAAGGAGACAGTTCTGCCAGACCAGCTATGCTGATTTGG aTTCAAGTAGAGAGTACGATCCATTGCCCGCGAAAGGCAAGTATCATGCACTAGACTTCGACACTTTACTGAAGCAGGCCCAGCAGAATCTGAAGAGGTAA